One part of the Archangium lipolyticum genome encodes these proteins:
- a CDS encoding HAD-IIIC family phosphatase, with the protein MERFRLSRFVQLLPYGQTVIITHGPRLRRVVVTEALAESLKLFASQALSPREYEAFFPTPKTAALLFQFFRARGLIVPDGLDELETLARELGLSKENAAAKKGKVLEDRHEAVMFGKAESLSPTDFDARDGQLAPLRVALVGGCVLQVMPDFIKKAGLQHGYLVEVVSVTWPDSAERIRAAAAENADVVVFHPFIRQNLEPLWDRYHLLSEAERDEHLASLIEQLRIKLGAFTEGRAGRLGLVHNLSLPQVSPRGRYDLSFFQAMGRINDVLMEHCRAHPNILPINEEAIASRFGKQGVLDDLHDVFSHHGHGLVGLNELPEWADAERTRDFIGTLAEEYIHAHEVWLGKGQLKLVVCDLDNTIWPGVAGEEGFSWYHDGFYLGGPFEGIHQALHLLKSRGILLATCSKNDEKSVLDLWRQQWRKGALGPDDFVVHRINWKRKSENIVDLANQLGVGLDAILFLDDNPVERQEVRQSLPEVLVWDGPIHEARAYLLREHRLERATLSAEALSRTEMMKGQLLREQSRASARSEDEFLRTLEVRLDIAPALPDEAARVTELIQRTNQFNTTLERLAPDEVSRLVERGRVWRLKVSDRFTDYGLVGVVVLDEGVRLMVLSCRVIGLRVPVPFLATVLRASGMAGSNPRARLVIGPRNEPARSVFLDTGFQAAPSEDNLFVLPNAEALAPVDASIYRLTLSGALVE; encoded by the coding sequence ATGGAACGATTCCGTCTCAGCAGGTTCGTGCAACTGCTGCCCTATGGTCAGACGGTCATCATCACCCACGGCCCCCGCCTGAGGCGTGTGGTGGTCACCGAGGCCCTGGCGGAATCCCTGAAGCTCTTCGCCAGCCAGGCGCTCAGCCCGCGGGAGTACGAGGCCTTCTTCCCGACGCCGAAGACGGCCGCCCTCCTCTTCCAGTTCTTCCGGGCGCGGGGACTCATCGTGCCCGACGGGCTCGACGAGTTGGAGACACTCGCGCGGGAGCTGGGGCTCTCGAAGGAGAACGCCGCGGCGAAGAAGGGCAAGGTGCTCGAGGATCGCCACGAGGCGGTGATGTTCGGCAAGGCGGAGAGCCTGTCACCCACCGACTTCGATGCGCGAGACGGGCAGCTCGCTCCGCTGCGGGTGGCCCTCGTCGGAGGGTGCGTGCTCCAGGTCATGCCCGACTTCATCAAGAAGGCGGGACTCCAGCACGGCTACCTCGTGGAGGTCGTCTCCGTCACCTGGCCGGATTCGGCCGAGCGGATCCGCGCCGCGGCCGCGGAGAACGCGGACGTCGTCGTCTTCCACCCCTTCATCCGCCAGAACCTCGAGCCCCTCTGGGACCGGTACCACCTGCTCTCGGAGGCGGAGCGCGACGAGCACCTGGCGAGCCTCATCGAGCAACTGCGCATCAAGCTGGGCGCCTTCACCGAGGGCCGCGCGGGACGCCTGGGGCTGGTCCACAACCTCTCCCTGCCGCAGGTGTCACCCCGGGGGCGCTACGACCTCTCCTTCTTCCAGGCGATGGGCCGCATCAATGACGTCCTGATGGAGCATTGCCGTGCCCACCCGAACATCCTCCCCATCAACGAGGAGGCCATCGCCAGCCGCTTCGGCAAGCAGGGCGTCCTGGACGATCTGCACGACGTCTTCAGCCACCATGGACATGGCCTCGTCGGGCTGAACGAGCTCCCGGAGTGGGCCGACGCCGAGCGCACGAGGGACTTCATCGGGACGCTGGCGGAGGAGTACATCCACGCCCACGAGGTCTGGCTGGGCAAGGGGCAGCTCAAGCTGGTCGTCTGCGACCTGGACAACACGATCTGGCCGGGCGTCGCGGGGGAAGAGGGCTTCTCCTGGTACCACGACGGCTTCTATCTGGGCGGCCCCTTCGAGGGCATCCATCAGGCGCTGCACCTGCTGAAGTCCAGGGGCATCCTCCTCGCCACGTGCAGCAAGAACGACGAGAAGAGCGTCCTCGACCTCTGGCGCCAGCAGTGGCGCAAGGGAGCCCTCGGCCCCGATGACTTCGTCGTCCACCGCATCAACTGGAAGCGCAAGTCCGAGAACATCGTCGACCTCGCCAACCAGCTCGGTGTGGGGCTCGATGCCATCCTCTTCCTCGACGACAACCCCGTCGAGCGCCAGGAGGTGCGCCAGTCCCTGCCCGAGGTCCTGGTCTGGGACGGCCCCATCCACGAGGCACGCGCCTACCTCCTGCGCGAGCACCGGCTGGAGCGCGCCACCTTGAGCGCCGAGGCCCTGAGCAGGACGGAGATGATGAAGGGGCAGCTGTTGCGCGAGCAGTCGCGCGCCTCGGCCAGGTCCGAGGACGAGTTCCTTCGCACCCTGGAGGTGCGGCTCGACATCGCGCCCGCCCTGCCCGACGAGGCGGCCCGCGTCACCGAGCTGATCCAACGCACGAACCAGTTCAACACCACCCTGGAGCGGCTCGCTCCCGACGAGGTGTCACGGCTCGTCGAGCGGGGACGGGTCTGGCGGCTCAAGGTCTCGGACCGGTTCACCGACTACGGCCTGGTCGGTGTCGTGGTGCTCGACGAAGGCGTCCGCTTGATGGTGCTGAGCTGCCGGGTGATCGGCCTGCGCGTCCCCGTCCCGTTCCTCGCGACCGTCCTCCGGGCCTCGGGCATGGCCGGCTCCAATCCCCGGGCCCGCCTCGTCATCGGGCCACGCAACGAGCCTGCCCGCTCCGTCTTCCTCGATACGGGCTTCCAGGCAGCTCCCTCGGAGGACAACCTGTTCGTCCTTCCGAATGCCGAGGCGCTCGCCCCGGTCGACGCGTCCATCTACCGGCTCACCCTCTCGGGAGCCCTGGTGGAATGA
- a CDS encoding mersacidin/lichenicidin family type 2 lantibiotic, with amino-acid sequence MSVDIVRAWKDEQYRMSLTESERANLPVNPAGIVELTDGDLEGVAGGMMESEAVIDVDVSVGKTSCCTYSTAATACCPSST; translated from the coding sequence ATGAGCGTCGATATCGTCCGTGCCTGGAAGGATGAGCAGTACCGCATGAGCCTCACCGAGTCCGAGCGCGCCAACCTCCCGGTGAACCCGGCGGGCATCGTCGAGCTGACCGATGGCGATCTCGAGGGCGTGGCGGGAGGTATGATGGAGAGCGAGGCGGTGATCGACGTGGACGTGTCCGTCGGCAAGACGTCGTGCTGCACCTACTCCACGGCGGCGACGGCCTGCTGCCCCTCGTCGACCTGA
- a CDS encoding type 2 lanthipeptide synthetase LanM family protein, which translates to MTDSAFASAAWFRAMTLSERRERLERVPDAGDGGVQQEAARLLEKWREKEPFKSGAVPFEKRLEAEGLTEAELRYLLTESPPVLQRRFEGHVPWLSVFREAFSQPVSSEPFPLPPNLQSQPVVGFLEAVRPLIERGRARVRAHVKELARTHASLLFSPDTVEPMLFAALPRRLLERINRTMVLEMNIARLQGRLKGESGPERFQSFVESLRQPEVVLSLFQEYSVLARLCTQTVEQWSDASIEFLTRLAGDGPSLRELLPPGEPGLLTELSGDGGDQHHDGRMVQTLTFSSGARLVYKPRPLAVDAHFQDLLAWLNAREELPAFRLLRLLPREGYGWSEFVDARPCESEEGVRRFYFRLGAQLALFQQLGGMDMHYENLIAEGEHPVVVDLETLFHPQVSDRMNFRTDEERRFTQIIDYSLSRIALLPLVAWSRADHEGVDVGGMGSPEGQLTPREVPYWEEQGHDTMRQARKRITMKGARNLPTLRGEPVKLHRYQDDLCDGYARMCRLLMRERDAFLAPGGPVRRFVGDEIRVLLRSTQIYYTLLQESYHPDLLRDGLERDRYFDGLWMGMKRRPFLTGVASAERAALHRGDIPRYTTRPESKDLWSGPGERFPDFLWCTGLESTENRLRELDEATVERDVWWIRSSLLSSMSDVPLELEQAPPRRSETPVARGRLVAAARAIGDRILTLAVARDGTLSWLGAHQGSRNRWPFSPLTLDLYGGMPGITLFLAQLGQVSGEERFTQAARQVSSTLRRLTSWALGRMHVIGGFEGWGGILYTLTQLGQLWNEPALFSEAEAVVETLPSIIEKDRNLDVIGGAAGCIGGLLALRHATGSAPALAAAVRCGEHLLATRQPQEGGGAGWMTTVPSARPLSGFSHGASGMAWALLELASASGEARFREAAREALTYERTLFSPEQENWRDVRNSPDLAPAASGQSTCAWCYGAPGIGLARARALKHLDEPGLREDLRAAVAGTLRHGFGYNDSLCHGDLGDLEVLVQARALGEAPDGLDALISGTLEAVLSRAEQRAWRCAVPFGIETPGLMIGLAGIGWGLLRFAEPERVPNILLLEPLGARDGMIR; encoded by the coding sequence ATGACCGATTCCGCCTTCGCATCCGCAGCGTGGTTCCGGGCAATGACGTTGAGCGAGCGCCGGGAGCGCCTGGAGCGGGTGCCGGATGCGGGAGACGGTGGAGTCCAGCAAGAGGCGGCGCGTCTGCTGGAGAAGTGGCGTGAGAAGGAGCCCTTCAAGTCCGGCGCCGTGCCCTTCGAGAAGCGGCTGGAGGCGGAGGGGCTGACGGAGGCGGAGCTGCGCTACCTGCTCACCGAGTCGCCTCCCGTGCTGCAGCGGCGCTTCGAGGGCCACGTGCCGTGGCTGTCCGTGTTCCGCGAGGCCTTCTCCCAGCCGGTGTCCTCGGAACCCTTCCCGCTTCCCCCCAACCTCCAGAGCCAACCCGTGGTGGGTTTCCTGGAGGCGGTGCGTCCGCTCATCGAGCGGGGCCGCGCGCGCGTACGGGCCCACGTGAAGGAGCTGGCGCGCACCCATGCCTCGCTCCTCTTCTCACCCGATACCGTCGAGCCGATGCTCTTCGCCGCGCTCCCCCGGCGGCTGCTGGAGCGCATCAACCGCACGATGGTGCTGGAGATGAACATCGCCCGGCTCCAGGGCCGGTTGAAGGGGGAGAGCGGTCCGGAGCGTTTCCAGAGCTTCGTCGAGTCCCTGCGCCAGCCCGAGGTCGTCCTCTCCCTGTTCCAGGAGTACTCCGTCCTGGCCCGGCTGTGCACGCAGACCGTCGAGCAGTGGAGCGACGCCAGCATCGAGTTCCTCACCCGGCTCGCCGGGGATGGCCCCTCCCTGCGCGAGCTGCTCCCGCCCGGGGAGCCGGGCCTGCTCACGGAGCTCTCCGGTGACGGAGGGGACCAGCACCACGATGGGCGCATGGTCCAGACGCTCACCTTCTCCTCGGGCGCCAGGCTGGTCTACAAGCCCCGCCCGCTCGCCGTGGACGCGCACTTCCAGGATCTGCTGGCGTGGCTCAACGCGCGCGAGGAGCTGCCTGCCTTCCGGCTGTTGCGGCTGCTGCCCCGCGAGGGCTACGGCTGGAGCGAGTTCGTGGACGCCCGGCCGTGCGAGTCCGAGGAGGGCGTGCGGCGCTTCTACTTCCGGTTGGGAGCGCAGCTCGCCCTGTTCCAGCAACTGGGCGGCATGGACATGCACTACGAGAACCTGATCGCTGAGGGGGAACACCCGGTGGTCGTGGATCTCGAGACGCTCTTCCATCCCCAGGTGAGCGACCGGATGAACTTCCGCACCGACGAGGAGCGGCGCTTCACGCAGATCATCGACTACTCCCTCAGCCGGATCGCGCTGCTGCCGCTCGTCGCCTGGTCCCGCGCGGACCACGAGGGTGTGGACGTGGGGGGGATGGGCTCGCCCGAGGGGCAGCTCACTCCGCGCGAGGTGCCCTATTGGGAGGAGCAGGGCCACGACACCATGCGGCAGGCCCGCAAGCGCATCACGATGAAGGGCGCGCGCAACCTCCCCACGCTGCGCGGCGAGCCGGTGAAGCTCCACCGCTACCAGGACGACCTGTGCGACGGCTATGCCCGCATGTGCCGCCTGCTCATGCGCGAGCGCGACGCCTTTCTCGCGCCCGGCGGACCGGTGCGGCGCTTCGTCGGAGACGAGATCCGCGTCCTGCTGCGCTCGACGCAGATCTATTACACGCTCCTCCAGGAGAGCTACCACCCGGACCTGCTGCGCGATGGGTTGGAGCGGGATCGCTACTTCGACGGCCTGTGGATGGGCATGAAGCGCCGGCCCTTCCTGACGGGTGTGGCGAGCGCGGAGCGCGCCGCGCTGCACCGTGGGGACATTCCCCGCTACACCACGCGGCCCGAGTCGAAGGACTTGTGGAGCGGGCCCGGGGAGCGCTTTCCGGACTTCCTGTGGTGCACCGGCCTGGAGTCCACCGAGAACCGCCTGCGCGAGCTGGACGAGGCGACGGTGGAGCGGGACGTGTGGTGGATCCGCTCGTCTCTCCTGTCCTCCATGTCGGATGTCCCGCTGGAGCTGGAGCAGGCGCCGCCACGGCGGAGTGAGACGCCGGTGGCCCGCGGCCGGCTGGTGGCGGCGGCCCGCGCCATCGGGGACAGGATCCTCACCCTGGCGGTGGCCCGGGATGGGACCCTCAGCTGGTTGGGCGCGCACCAGGGCTCACGCAACCGCTGGCCCTTCAGCCCGCTGACGCTCGACTTGTACGGAGGAATGCCGGGCATCACTCTCTTTCTGGCGCAGCTCGGACAGGTGAGCGGGGAGGAACGGTTCACCCAGGCCGCGCGCCAGGTCTCCAGCACCCTGCGGCGGCTGACGAGCTGGGCGCTCGGGCGGATGCACGTGATTGGCGGCTTCGAGGGGTGGGGCGGCATCCTCTACACGCTGACGCAGCTGGGCCAGCTGTGGAACGAGCCGGCGCTGTTCTCCGAGGCGGAGGCCGTCGTCGAGACCCTGCCGTCCATCATCGAGAAGGATCGCAACCTGGACGTCATCGGCGGCGCGGCCGGGTGCATTGGCGGCCTGCTCGCGCTGCGCCATGCCACCGGCTCGGCGCCCGCGCTGGCCGCGGCGGTGCGCTGCGGCGAGCACCTGCTGGCCACCCGGCAGCCGCAGGAGGGAGGCGGGGCGGGGTGGATGACGACGGTGCCCTCGGCGCGGCCGCTGAGCGGCTTCTCCCACGGGGCCTCGGGTATGGCGTGGGCCCTGCTGGAGCTCGCCAGCGCCTCGGGCGAGGCGCGCTTCCGCGAGGCCGCCCGGGAGGCGCTCACCTACGAGCGCACGCTCTTCTCCCCCGAGCAGGAGAACTGGCGGGACGTGCGCAACTCCCCCGACCTGGCCCCGGCGGCCTCTGGCCAGTCCACCTGTGCGTGGTGCTACGGCGCTCCCGGCATCGGCCTCGCTCGCGCGCGGGCGTTGAAGCACCTGGACGAGCCCGGGTTGCGCGAGGACCTGCGCGCCGCGGTGGCGGGCACGCTGCGGCACGGCTTCGGCTACAACGACTCGCTGTGCCACGGCGACCTCGGAGACCTGGAGGTGCTCGTCCAGGCCCGGGCGCTCGGCGAGGCGCCTGACGGGCTGGATGCTCTCATCTCGGGCACCCTGGAGGCCGTGCTCTCGCGTGCCGAGCAGCGCGCCTGGCGCTGCGCGGTGCCCTTCGGCATCGAGACGCCGGGGTTGATGATTGGCCTCGCGGGTATCGGCTGGGGCCTGCTGCGCTTCGCGGAGCCGGAGCGCGTTCCCAACATCCTGCTGCTGGAGCCCCTGGGTGCCAGGGATGGGATGATCCGGTAA
- a CDS encoding efflux RND transporter periplasmic adaptor subunit, protein MAQRLFLAGMGLVLAFGLALLLVSRAPAHRASSPSATPNAPQGQPPSVASEGAGFVGVIVADNSVDVSARFEGVLESVEVRVGDLVRKGGVLARQDVRSVQHELSITQASLQAARAEEEVARLTLTSAQETLQRGGDPKLVNMGAISEEEQAKLRYAEKMAAAKLSAAQAQVRNQEARVEQLQLRVSEATIRAPFDARVSMRYVDPGALVSAGRPIVHLLREGPQVVRFAIPEDAAPGVSVGTPVRIGVRGRELRLRGRVENVAPEVDAASRMVLAIASVAQEEGAQLPFGSVVQVSVEQGAWVGQHPGQ, encoded by the coding sequence ATGGCTCAGCGACTCTTCCTCGCGGGAATGGGGCTCGTGCTGGCGTTTGGTCTGGCCCTGCTCCTGGTGAGCCGAGCACCGGCGCACCGGGCATCATCGCCGTCCGCCACTCCGAATGCTCCGCAAGGGCAGCCGCCCTCCGTGGCCAGCGAGGGCGCCGGCTTCGTCGGGGTCATCGTCGCGGACAACAGCGTGGACGTCTCGGCCCGGTTCGAGGGTGTGCTGGAGAGCGTGGAAGTGCGGGTGGGGGACCTGGTGCGCAAGGGCGGTGTCCTGGCGCGGCAGGACGTGCGGTCCGTCCAGCACGAGCTGTCCATCACCCAGGCGAGCCTGCAGGCGGCGCGCGCGGAGGAGGAGGTGGCACGGCTCACGCTCACCTCCGCCCAGGAGACGCTCCAGCGCGGGGGAGATCCGAAGCTGGTCAACATGGGAGCCATCTCCGAGGAGGAGCAGGCGAAGCTGCGCTACGCGGAGAAGATGGCCGCCGCGAAGCTGAGCGCCGCGCAGGCGCAGGTGCGCAATCAGGAGGCCCGGGTGGAGCAGCTCCAACTGCGCGTCTCCGAGGCCACCATCCGCGCCCCCTTCGATGCCAGGGTGTCCATGCGCTACGTGGACCCGGGGGCGCTGGTGTCCGCTGGCCGCCCCATCGTCCACCTCCTCCGGGAGGGGCCGCAGGTGGTGCGCTTCGCCATCCCCGAGGACGCCGCCCCGGGCGTGTCGGTGGGCACGCCGGTGCGCATCGGTGTGCGGGGCCGGGAGCTACGGCTGCGAGGCCGGGTGGAGAACGTGGCACCGGAAGTGGACGCGGCCTCGCGGATGGTGCTGGCCATCGCCAGCGTGGCCCAGGAGGAGGGAGCGCAGCTGCCATTCGGCTCCGTTGTCCAGGTCTCCGTGGAGCAGGGTGCGTGGGTTGGCCAGCACCCTGGCCAGTGA
- a CDS encoding efflux RND transporter periplasmic adaptor subunit, whose translation MRANKSIYRQEALDHHNQVHEEGDVLHISPEWSRWMYWLLLAVLVTGLLYCCVGTLDEYATGPAVVQLEGRVELTSQGAGIVSSVEVRPGQRVKAGQKLVTLVSEEETASVERLRHEFELQLVRYLKDPADAAARQVLTTLRAERELAEARLETRALRAPRDGVVNDVRVQPSQYLTQGVSMLSLVPEDVSPTLLAFLPGHYRPYLRPGTSIRVELDGFHHEYQEVTVEQVGEQIIGPTEVGRILGPGLAGAFEFKGSYILVRARMPAQSFESEGQVYNYFDGMPARAEARVRTETILMTLVPGLKGLFSHGR comes from the coding sequence GTGCGAGCCAACAAGTCCATCTACCGGCAGGAAGCGCTCGACCACCACAACCAGGTCCACGAGGAGGGGGATGTCCTGCACATCTCGCCCGAGTGGTCCCGGTGGATGTACTGGTTGCTGTTGGCCGTGCTCGTCACGGGGCTGCTGTACTGCTGCGTGGGCACCCTGGACGAGTACGCCACCGGTCCCGCGGTGGTGCAGCTCGAGGGCCGGGTGGAGCTGACGAGCCAGGGGGCCGGAATCGTCTCCTCCGTGGAGGTGCGGCCCGGGCAGCGGGTGAAGGCCGGGCAGAAGCTGGTCACCCTCGTCTCCGAGGAGGAGACGGCGAGCGTGGAGCGGCTGCGTCACGAGTTCGAACTGCAGCTGGTGCGGTACCTGAAGGACCCTGCGGACGCCGCGGCGCGCCAGGTGCTGACCACGCTGCGGGCGGAGCGGGAGCTGGCGGAGGCCCGGTTGGAGACGCGCGCGCTGCGGGCCCCCCGCGACGGCGTGGTCAACGACGTGCGTGTGCAGCCCAGCCAGTACCTCACCCAGGGCGTGAGCATGCTGTCGCTGGTGCCGGAGGATGTCTCGCCCACCCTGCTGGCCTTCCTACCCGGCCATTACCGCCCGTATCTGCGGCCGGGGACCTCCATTCGGGTCGAGCTGGACGGCTTCCACCACGAGTATCAGGAGGTGACGGTGGAGCAGGTGGGTGAGCAGATCATCGGTCCCACCGAGGTGGGCCGCATCCTGGGGCCGGGACTCGCCGGCGCCTTCGAGTTCAAGGGCTCGTACATCCTGGTGCGGGCCCGCATGCCCGCGCAGAGCTTCGAGAGCGAGGGGCAGGTCTACAACTACTTCGATGGGATGCCGGCCCGGGCGGAGGCGCGGGTGCGGACCGAGACCATTCTGATGACGCTGGTACCTGGCTTGAAGGGGTTGTTCTCCCATGGCCGATAA
- a CDS encoding peptidase domain-containing ABC transporter, which yields MADNTQAPLHERFPALRRLWGRLRSRTIPEIRQMTIMDCGAACLGMVLGYYGRQVTLEEVRQVTGVSRDGTSARVLLDAAKQFGLRGRGISIDLDRLPFLQPATILHWRFTHYVVFERLGKDYVDIVDPMQGRRRVSLEQFSQSFTGVALELAPGEDFTPGKTPRKGWSRYIVPMMKQSHTLGRIATLSFLVQFFAMALPLLTGMVVDRVIPRGDQNLLLVLGVGMLSIVLFQFLTTLIRGFLLTELRIRVDSELTLGFLEHMVGLAFPFFQTRPSGDLMMRMSTNSTIREMLSSGMLSTLLDGVLVSIYLTILLSTNAWMGLLVLGLGSLQVLVLLLAGRRQRQLLSQNLELEAKNQTYLMEMLSGIQTLKAFGVEDRSVQNYSNVFVDVLNVAVSRGLLSAWVDSATSTLRLASPMLLLGLGTWQVLSGELSTGAMLGLNALAAAVLVPISNLVATGAQLQLMNSYMERLADVLDMPRERSGDKVGQTLRLTGACELDQVCYRYSPGTPLVLQDVSSRILPGQMVAIVGRSGAGKTTLANLLLGLYLPTTGHVRYDGVDMSELDLQSLRRQMGVVLQNPAFFGTTLRANITLNDPDIPLEDVMEAAKLAQLHDEIMAMPLKYDTLLSNQGSSLSGGQRQRLGLARALVHKPAMLLLDEATSALDSVTESKVHEALSALRCTRVVIAHRLSTVINADLILVMDKGRLVEQGTHQELLARDGIYARLIHAQLQGQEPTRATGS from the coding sequence ATGGCCGATAACACCCAGGCTCCGCTGCACGAGCGCTTCCCGGCCCTGCGCCGGCTCTGGGGAAGGCTGCGCTCGCGCACCATCCCGGAGATCCGGCAGATGACCATCATGGACTGCGGGGCTGCCTGCCTGGGCATGGTGCTCGGCTATTACGGGCGGCAGGTCACGCTGGAGGAGGTGCGGCAGGTGACGGGGGTGTCCCGGGATGGCACCTCGGCGCGCGTGCTGCTGGATGCGGCGAAGCAGTTCGGGCTGCGCGGACGGGGCATCTCCATCGACCTGGACCGGCTGCCCTTCCTGCAACCCGCCACCATCCTGCACTGGCGCTTCACCCACTACGTGGTGTTCGAGCGGCTGGGCAAGGACTACGTGGACATCGTGGACCCGATGCAGGGCCGGCGCCGGGTGTCCCTGGAGCAGTTCAGCCAGTCCTTCACCGGGGTCGCGCTGGAGCTGGCGCCGGGCGAGGACTTCACGCCCGGCAAGACGCCGCGCAAGGGCTGGAGCCGCTACATCGTCCCGATGATGAAGCAGTCCCACACGCTGGGACGGATCGCCACCCTGTCGTTCCTGGTCCAGTTCTTCGCCATGGCGTTGCCGCTGCTGACGGGCATGGTGGTGGACCGGGTGATTCCGCGCGGGGACCAGAACCTGTTGCTGGTGCTGGGCGTGGGGATGCTGTCCATCGTGCTGTTCCAGTTCCTGACCACCCTCATCCGCGGCTTCCTGCTCACCGAGCTGCGCATCCGGGTGGACTCGGAGCTGACACTGGGCTTCCTCGAGCACATGGTCGGCCTCGCCTTTCCCTTCTTCCAGACGCGGCCCTCGGGCGATCTGATGATGCGGATGAGCACCAACTCGACGATCCGGGAGATGCTCTCGTCGGGAATGCTCTCCACCCTGCTCGATGGCGTGCTGGTGAGCATCTACCTGACCATCCTGCTGAGCACCAACGCGTGGATGGGGTTGCTGGTGCTGGGGTTGGGCTCGCTGCAGGTCCTGGTGCTCCTGCTGGCGGGCCGGCGGCAGCGGCAGCTCCTGTCCCAGAACCTGGAGCTGGAGGCCAAGAACCAGACGTACTTGATGGAGATGCTCTCGGGCATCCAGACCCTCAAGGCCTTTGGCGTGGAGGACCGGTCGGTCCAGAACTACTCGAACGTCTTCGTGGATGTGCTGAACGTGGCGGTGTCCCGCGGGTTGTTGAGCGCGTGGGTGGACTCGGCGACGAGCACGTTGCGGCTGGCCTCGCCGATGCTGTTGTTGGGCCTGGGCACCTGGCAGGTGCTGAGCGGCGAGCTGAGCACGGGAGCGATGCTGGGCCTCAATGCCCTGGCCGCCGCGGTGCTCGTGCCCATCTCCAACCTCGTCGCCACGGGGGCGCAGCTGCAGTTGATGAACAGCTACATGGAGCGCCTCGCCGACGTGCTGGACATGCCCCGGGAGCGCTCTGGGGACAAGGTGGGGCAGACGCTCCGCCTCACCGGGGCCTGCGAGCTGGATCAGGTGTGCTACCGGTACTCGCCCGGTACGCCGCTGGTGTTGCAGGACGTGTCCAGCCGCATCCTGCCGGGGCAGATGGTGGCCATCGTGGGCAGGTCCGGCGCGGGCAAGACCACGCTGGCCAACCTCCTGCTGGGGCTCTACCTGCCCACCACCGGGCACGTGCGCTACGACGGCGTGGATATGTCCGAGCTGGACCTGCAGTCCTTGCGTCGGCAGATGGGCGTGGTGTTGCAGAACCCCGCCTTCTTCGGCACCACCCTGCGCGCCAACATCACCCTGAATGATCCGGACATCCCCCTGGAAGACGTGATGGAGGCGGCGAAGCTGGCGCAGCTCCATGATGAGATCATGGCCATGCCGCTGAAGTACGACACGCTCCTGTCCAACCAGGGGTCATCGCTGTCGGGCGGGCAGCGGCAGCGGTTGGGCCTGGCGCGAGCACTGGTGCACAAGCCGGCCATGCTGCTGCTGGACGAGGCGACGAGCGCGCTCGATTCGGTCACCGAGAGCAAGGTCCACGAAGCGTTGAGCGCGCTGCGCTGCACCCGCGTCGTCATCGCCCACCGGCTGAGCACGGTGATCAACGCGGACCTCATCCTGGTCATGGACAAGGGCCGCCTGGTGGAGCAGGGCACGCACCAGGAACTGCTCGCGCGCGACGGCATCTACGCGCGGCTCATTCACGCCCAGCTCCAGGGTCAGGAGCCCACGCGCGCTACCGGCTCCTGA
- a CDS encoding DUF1579 domain-containing protein: MTRRSFEESRQEGGIHHQLGQLVGEWEGVTKTWFEPDKLADESPWRGTIRPALGGRFVVHEYEGSFQGKPLAGMAIYGYHLDPDRYEMAWIDSFHNGSAIMFSKGPNEGRGYGVRGSYEAPSGPPWGWRTEIQLPEPDRLVITHYNIPPEGQEAKAVETEYRRKR, translated from the coding sequence ATGACACGGCGCTCGTTCGAGGAGTCCAGGCAAGAAGGCGGCATCCACCACCAGCTGGGGCAGCTCGTCGGTGAGTGGGAGGGAGTGACGAAGACGTGGTTCGAGCCGGACAAGCTCGCCGACGAGTCACCCTGGCGGGGGACGATCCGCCCCGCCCTGGGGGGACGGTTCGTGGTGCACGAGTACGAGGGCTCGTTCCAGGGCAAGCCGCTCGCGGGGATGGCCATCTACGGCTACCACCTCGACCCGGATCGCTACGAGATGGCCTGGATCGACAGCTTCCACAACGGCTCGGCCATCATGTTCTCCAAGGGCCCGAACGAGGGCCGGGGCTATGGCGTCCGGGGCAGTTACGAGGCCCCGTCCGGGCCTCCCTGGGGCTGGCGGACGGAGATCCAACTGCCCGAGCCGGATCGGCTCGTCATCACCCACTACAACATCCCTCCCGAGGGCCAGGAGGCCAAGGCGGTCGAGACGGAGTACCGGCGCAAGCGGTGA